The Setaria italica strain Yugu1 chromosome IX, Setaria_italica_v2.0, whole genome shotgun sequence genome has a window encoding:
- the LOC101775152 gene encoding BRCT domain-containing protein At4g02110 isoform X2, which yields MDSSGTDYDIGDEHLFDGVRFFLVGFESDVESQYRSEMEVRGGADAGSLGNGCTHVVVSNLFYDDPTCVAARAEGKKVVIDQWVEDSLDRGVLADVDRVIYWPVRHSNGIPGAQSLLICLTGYQRNYREYIMKMVSLMGARFSKSLIANVVTHLICYKFEGEKYEVAKKVNIKLVNHQWLEDCLKAWEILPVDDYSKSSWELELMEAQANDSEHEAEAAGPRSLSNRSSVRCTLNSKNCKETFVKYDVDARKRSPVIPSGNKEVVVGRNLNSPDHILKTEDADSKTRDITGQSSASSMVPVSAKADVFARIQSPLGHIMNAEDADSKRHDIRGQGSPNSSLLAVSAKVDGLSPIQTSLGLSQKRDNSVVRNNNSPNLQEAERKHVGARTQDFASGVLGTSSSKMTAFSNHHLDTLNKAPGILKGHTDHVSGKSSASQDHIDVTKVPLSSPLRGNQSADELDSSKVDRWQRHEKCAPSGIHITAAGRSNTDDKLTNHESNPKSGGDSKFNSIKNTSNSKKASRKSLLPEVHSVNHMQSPKRAEDSTLRADSNISSLEMGHQKVFENADDQSKKGNENIKCVDGLNGAYAQKRKILVSPASLNLQKEDLVSETGPLDSPFASWLSDASDAEANAVNFGKQQFSLSTSRQRRSRKTSLKHGGLINGIKLPESSSSDKNVKSSLKARMSLKAMVENKCTRTPSPAVQDGKTSFSFQNKDGEDTQGSGNAVNQDCLHEIGNLRTKDQAHDKSVHNSSNSHVVSSSGNVGTKVTDPLKVNDYEEPVVSNSELERVVSDANVKDKEDAKRLQDTSSNVQGETSYSKKVATPERRNAGAKRPRSASIEAEGSAINSGKKVVTESWPAEVIPHENADPASKNGCTMASAAELKTNPSKKALICRVTDTVAKRTRNACAKTDDTQVASSLEFSKVISQENIEANPKKFFDTGNADEQQRNSPKKIPNTRVRNTAAKRSRKSDINTSNEPLVDKTGTVATGSLFDDLFPSDNEDYPKKLSSCASASDCGTLSSKTVSNGRTRNAVAKRKMKTVEDKSGSKCGKVGSVIASVAEAVSSKRTEEISCNSNKITTDQDSDKSNKDVIKDASGLFCQDSGTVDKQGGSYNFNLRSSKRNKALTSDHEKENRLDHSNLNSISNRTSSLQSKFDAKSIEKSTRVLSDSEHQGVKVSESGTLIVSEPALFILSGNREQRRDCRSILRRLKGRVCRDSHHWSYQATHFIAPDPLRRTEKFFAAAAAGRWILKKEYLTSCTEAGKFVDEEPFEWFGSGLNDGETISLDAPRKWRNIRQQMGHGAFYGMQIVVYGQLILPTLDTVKRAVKAGDGTILATSPPYSRFLDSGFDFAVVSASLPRADAWVQEFIRHGIPCVSADYLVDYVCKPGHPLDRHVLFKTNDLANKSLEKLMKNQQEMATDMEQSEDEEDDPEDLSCSACGCKDRGEVMLICGDEDGETGCGIGMHIDCCDPPLDAVPDDDWLCPKCAVPKAKRKPTRGTERKARGSRRR from the exons ATGGATTCCTCCGGCACAGACTACGACATCGGCGACGAGCACCTGTTTGACGGCGTCCGCTTCTTCCTCGTCGGGTTCGAGAGCGACGTCGAGTCCCAG TACCGGTCTGAGATGGaggtgcgcggcggcgccgacgccgggTCATTGGGCAATGGGTGCACGCACGTAGTCGTGTCGAACCTCTTCTAC GATGACCCAACGTGCGTGGCCGCGCGGGCAGAAGGGAAAAAAGTCGTCATCGATCAGTGGGTGGAGGATAGCTTGGATCGCGGGGTGCTTGCTGATGTTGATAGG GTTATCTATTGGCCGGTGAGACATTCGAATGGAATACCTGGTGCACAATCACTGCTCATTTGCTTGACAGGTTACCAAAGAAACTATCGCGAATACATAATG AAAATGGTTTCTTTGATGGGAGCACGATTCTCCAAGTCTTTGATAGCAAATGTTGTGACTCACCTTATTTGCTATAAATTTGAAG GCGAGAAGTATGAGGTTGCGAAAAAGGTGAACATCAAACTTGTGAATCACCAGTGGTTGGAAGACTG CTTAAAGGCATGGGAAATTCTCCCAGTCGATGATTATAGCAAAAG TAGCTGGGAGCTAGAATTAATGGAGGCGCAAGCTAATGACTCTGAACATGAAGCAGAAGCTGCAGGTCCAAGGTCATTAAGCAATAGGTCCAGTGTCAGGTGCACTCTCAACTCAAAAAATTGCAAGGAAACTTTTGTGAAGTATGATGTCGATGCACGAAAGCGATCACCTGTAATTCCCAGTGGTAATAAAGAGGTGGTTGTGGGAAGGAATTTGAACAGCCCTGATCATATCTTGAAGACAGAAGATGCAGACAGCAAGACACGTGATATTACAGGCCAAAGCAGTGCTAGCTCTATGGTTCCAGTTTCTGCTAAGGCTGATGTCTTTGCACGCATTCAAAGTCCACTGGGTCATATCATGAACGCAGAGGATGCAGACAGCAAGAGACATGATATTAGAGGCCAAGGCAGTCCTAACTCTAGTTTGTTGGCAGTTTCTGCTAAGGTGGATGGCCTCTCACCCATTCAAACTTCACTTGGCCTCAGTCAAAAGAGAGATAATTCTGTAGTAAGGAACAACAATAGCCCGAATCTGCAGGAAGCTGAAAGAAAACATGTTGGTGCAAGGACACAGGATTTTGCAAGTGGTGTTCTAGGCACTAGCTCAAGCAAAATGACTGCTTTTAGTAATCATCATTTAGATACCTTAAATAAGGCCCCGGGCATTCTAAAGGGCCACACAGATCATGTTTCTGGAAAATCTTCTGCCAGTCAGGATCATATAGATGTTACTAAAGTCCCATTGTCCAGCCCCTTGAGAGGAAATCAGTCTGCGGATGAGCTTGATTCATCAAAAGTTGACAGATGGCAGCGTCACGAGAAGTGTGCACCCTCAGGTATTCATATCACAGCAGCTGGTCGGTCAAATACTGATGACAAGCTCACCAATCATGAGTCCAATCCAAAATCAGGAGGTGATTCCAAATTCAACAGCATCAAGAACACAAGTAACTCTAAAAAGGCCTCTCGGAAGTCTTTGTTACCAGAAGTGCATTCAGTTAACCATATGCAATCACCTAAGAGGGCCGAAGATAGCACACTGCGAGCTGACTCCAATATTTCTTCATTAGAAATGGGACATCAAAAGGTTTTTGAGAATGCTGACGATCAGAGCAAGAAAGGCAATGAAAATATTAAGTGTGTGGATGGACTAAATGGTGCATATGCTCAGAAAAGGAAGATCTTAGTCTCCCCAGCTAGCCTAAATTTGCAAAAGGAAGATCTGGTGTCAGAAACTGGTCCTTTAGATTCTCCATTTGCGAGTTGGCTGAGTGATGCATCTGACGCTGAAGCTAATGCTGTTAATTTTGGAAAGCAGCAATTTAGCTTATCTACAAGCAGACAAAGAAGATCTAGGAAGACCTCTCTCAAGCATGGTGGTCTCATTAATGGAATCAAGCTTCCTGAATCGTCTTCAAGTGATAAGAATGTAAAATCTTCATTGAAAGCAAGAATGTCACTGAAAGCAATGGTAGAAAACAAATGCACCAGGACTCCTTCACCCGCTGTTCAAGATGGAAAGACAAGTTTCTCCTTTCAAAATAAGGATGGGGAAGATACACAAGGTAGTGGTAATGCGGTGAATCAAGATTGCTTGCATGAGATAGGAAATCTTCGCACAAAGGATCAGGCACATGACAAATCTGTACATAATTCAAGTAATTCACATGTCGTTTCCTCTTCTGGAAATGTTGGCACCAAGGTTACTGATCCACTCAAGGTCAATGATTACGAAGAGCcagtggtgtcaaattctgAACTTGAGAGGGTAGTGTCTGATGCCAATGTGAAAGACAAAGAAGACGCTAAACGATTACAAGACACTTCAAGCAATGTTCAGGGTGAAACCAGTTATTCAAAGAAAGTAGCAACTCCTGAACGAAGGAATGCAGGTGCCAAGAGGCCTCGAAGTGCTAGTATTGAGGCTGAAGGGTCAGCTATTAACAGTGGTAAGAAAGTAGTTACTGAATCCTGGCCTGCTGAAGTGATTCCTCATGAGAATGCTGATCCAGCCTCCAAAAATGGCTGCACCATGGCAAGTGCAGCTGAACTCAAAACAAATCCTTCAAAGAAAGCACTGATTTGTAGAGTGACAGATACTGTTGCAAAGAGGACAAGGAATGCTTGCGCCAAGACAGATGACACACAAGTAGCTTCTAGTTTGGAGTTCAGTAAGGTGATTTCTCAAGAAAATATTGAGGCAAATCCCAAAAAGTTTTTTGACACCGGAAATGCTGATGAACAACAAAGAAATTCACCTAAGAAAATACCCAACACCAGAGTAAGGAATACAGCAGCGAAGAGGTCACGGAAATCTGACATCAACACCAGCAATGAACCGTTAGTTGACAAAACTGGGACAGTGGCAACTGGTTCATTGTTTGATGACTTGTTTCCTTCAGACAATGAAGACTACCCTAAAAAACTTTCTAGTTGTGCAAGTGCTAGTGACTGTGGAACACTTTCCTCCAAGACTGTATCGAATGGCAGAACTAGGAATGCAGTTGCCAAGAGGAAAATGAAAACTGTAGAAGACAAATCAGGCAGCAAGTGTGGCAAAGTTGGTAGTGTCATTGCATCTGTAGCAGAAGCTGTTTCATCAAAGAGAACTGAAGAGATTTCATGCAATAGCAACAAAATAACCACTGATCAGGACTCTGACAAATCCAATAAGGATGTGATAAAAGATGCATCCGGATTGTTTTGTCAAGATTCTGGTACGGTAGACAAGCAAGGAGGATCATACAATTTTAACTTGAGAAGCAGCAAAAGAAATAAAGCTCTTACTTCGGATCATGAAAAGGAGAACAGACTAGACCATAGTAATCTCAACTCTATATCAAATAGAACTAGCAGTTTGCAGTCCAAATTTGATGCAAAATCAATTGAGAAAAGCACACGAGTGCTCAGTGACAGTGAGCACCAAGGGGTAAAAGTAAGTGAATCTGGAACCTTGATCGTGAGTGAACCTGCATTATTTATTTTAAGTGGAAATCGTGAGCAGAGAAGGGATTGTCGCTCAATTCTTAGACGGCTGAAGGGACGAGTTTGTAGGGATTCACATCATTGGTCATACCAAGCAACACATTTCATTGCCCCAGATCCTCTCAGGAGAACCGAGAAGTTTtttgcagcagctgcagcaggcaG GTGGATACTCAAGAAAGAGTACTTGACTTCGTGCACTGAGGCTGGCAAGTTTGTGGATGAAGAACCATTTGAATGGTTTGGTTCGGGCCTTAATGATGGAGAAACAATCAGCCTTGATGCTCCTAGAAAATGGCGAAATATAAGGCAGCAGATGGGCCATGGTGCCTTCTATGGAATGCAGATTGTTGTCTATGGACAGCTCATACTACCAACGCTG GATACAGTGAAGCGCGCGGTAAAAGCTGGTGATGGCACCATTTTAGCAACATCGCCGCCATACAGTCGATTCCTTGACTCCGGGTTTGATTTCGCTGTAGTATCAGCGAGCTTACCAAGAGCAGACGCATGGGTTCAGGAATTCATCAGGCATGGTATTCCCTGTGTCAGTGCTGATTATCTGGTTGATTACGTCTGCAAGCCTGGCCACCCCCTCGACCGACATGTTCTCTTCAAGACAAACGATCTGGCCAACAAGTCCCTTGAGAAACTCATGAAGAACCAGCAAGAGATGGCCACGGATATGGAACAGTCGGAAGATGAAGAGGACGATCCGGAGGACCTGAGCTGCTCAGCGTGCGGGTGCAAGGACAGAGGAGAAGTGATGTTGATCTGTGGCGACGAGGACGGTGAAACCGGTTGTGGGATCGGTATGCACATCGACTGCTGCGACCCTCCCTTGGACGCTGTACCTGACGATGATTGGTTGTGCCCCAAGTGCGCTGTGCCGAAAGCCAAGAGAAAGCCTACTAGAGGCACTGAACGCAAGGCAAGAGGATCCAGGCGAAGGTGA
- the LOC101775152 gene encoding BRCT domain-containing protein At4g02110 isoform X1, which translates to MDSSGTDYDIGDEHLFDGVRFFLVGFESDVESQYRSEMEVRGGADAGSLGNGCTHVVVSNLFYDDPTCVAARAEGKKVVIDQWVEDSLDRGVLADVDRVIYWPVRHSNGIPGAQSLLICLTGYQRNYREYIMKMVSLMGARFSKSLIANVVTHLICYKFEGEKYEVAKKVNIKLVNHQWLEDCLKAWEILPVDDYSKSSWELELMEAQANDSEHEAEAAGPRSLSNRSSVRCTLNSKNCKETFVKYDVDARKRSPVIPSGNKEVVVGRNLNSPDHILKTEDADSKTRDITGQSSASSMVPVSAKADVFARIQSPLGHIMNAEDADSKRHDIRGQGSPNSSLLAVSAKVDGLSPIQTSLGLSQKRDNSVVRNNNSPNLQEAERKHVGARTQDFASGVLGTSSSKMTAFSNHHLDTLNKAPGILKGHTDHVSGKSSASQDHIDVTKVPLSSPLRGNQSADELDSSKVDRWQRHEKCAPSGIHITAAGRSNTDDKLTNHESNPKSGGDSKFNSIKNTSNSKKASRKSLLPEVHSVNHMQSPKRAEDSTLRADSNISSLEMGHQKVFENADDQSKKGNENIKCVDGLNGAYAQKRKILVSPASLNLQKEDLVSETGPLDSPFASWLSDASDAEANAVNFGKQQFSLSTSRQRRSRKTSLKHGGLINGIKLPESSSSDKNVKSSLKARMSLKAMVENKCTRTPSPAVQDGKTSFSFQNKDGEDTQGSGNAVNQDCLHEIGNLRTKDQAHDKSVHNSSNSHVVSSSGNVGTKVTDPLKVNDYEEPVVSNSELERVVSDANVKDKEDAKRLQDTSSNVQGETSYSKKVATPERRNAGAKRPRSASIEAEGSAINSGKKVVTESWPAEVIPHENADPASKNGCTMASAAELKTNPSKKALICRVTDTVAKRTRNACAKTDDTQVASSLEFSKVISQENIEANPKKFFDTGNADEQQRNSPKKIPNTRVRNTAAKRSRKSDINTSNEPLVDKTGTVATGSLFDDLFPSDNEDYPKKLSSCASASDCGTLSSKTVSNGRTRNAVAKRKMKTVEDKSGSKCGKVGSVIASVAEAVSSKRTEEISCNSNKITTDQDSDKSNKDVIKDASGLFCQDSGTVDKQGGSYNFNLRSSKRNKALTSDHEKENRLDHSNLNSISNRTSSLQSKFDAKSIEKSTRVLSDSEHQGVKVSESGTLIVSEPALFILSGNREQRRDCRSILRRLKGRVCRDSHHWSYQATHFIAPDPLRRTEKFFAAAAAGRWILKKEYLTSCTEAGKFVDEEPFEWFGSGLNDGETISLDAPRKWRNIRQQMGHGAFYGMQIVVYGQLILPTLSSCQDTVKRAVKAGDGTILATSPPYSRFLDSGFDFAVVSASLPRADAWVQEFIRHGIPCVSADYLVDYVCKPGHPLDRHVLFKTNDLANKSLEKLMKNQQEMATDMEQSEDEEDDPEDLSCSACGCKDRGEVMLICGDEDGETGCGIGMHIDCCDPPLDAVPDDDWLCPKCAVPKAKRKPTRGTERKARGSRRR; encoded by the exons ATGGATTCCTCCGGCACAGACTACGACATCGGCGACGAGCACCTGTTTGACGGCGTCCGCTTCTTCCTCGTCGGGTTCGAGAGCGACGTCGAGTCCCAG TACCGGTCTGAGATGGaggtgcgcggcggcgccgacgccgggTCATTGGGCAATGGGTGCACGCACGTAGTCGTGTCGAACCTCTTCTAC GATGACCCAACGTGCGTGGCCGCGCGGGCAGAAGGGAAAAAAGTCGTCATCGATCAGTGGGTGGAGGATAGCTTGGATCGCGGGGTGCTTGCTGATGTTGATAGG GTTATCTATTGGCCGGTGAGACATTCGAATGGAATACCTGGTGCACAATCACTGCTCATTTGCTTGACAGGTTACCAAAGAAACTATCGCGAATACATAATG AAAATGGTTTCTTTGATGGGAGCACGATTCTCCAAGTCTTTGATAGCAAATGTTGTGACTCACCTTATTTGCTATAAATTTGAAG GCGAGAAGTATGAGGTTGCGAAAAAGGTGAACATCAAACTTGTGAATCACCAGTGGTTGGAAGACTG CTTAAAGGCATGGGAAATTCTCCCAGTCGATGATTATAGCAAAAG TAGCTGGGAGCTAGAATTAATGGAGGCGCAAGCTAATGACTCTGAACATGAAGCAGAAGCTGCAGGTCCAAGGTCATTAAGCAATAGGTCCAGTGTCAGGTGCACTCTCAACTCAAAAAATTGCAAGGAAACTTTTGTGAAGTATGATGTCGATGCACGAAAGCGATCACCTGTAATTCCCAGTGGTAATAAAGAGGTGGTTGTGGGAAGGAATTTGAACAGCCCTGATCATATCTTGAAGACAGAAGATGCAGACAGCAAGACACGTGATATTACAGGCCAAAGCAGTGCTAGCTCTATGGTTCCAGTTTCTGCTAAGGCTGATGTCTTTGCACGCATTCAAAGTCCACTGGGTCATATCATGAACGCAGAGGATGCAGACAGCAAGAGACATGATATTAGAGGCCAAGGCAGTCCTAACTCTAGTTTGTTGGCAGTTTCTGCTAAGGTGGATGGCCTCTCACCCATTCAAACTTCACTTGGCCTCAGTCAAAAGAGAGATAATTCTGTAGTAAGGAACAACAATAGCCCGAATCTGCAGGAAGCTGAAAGAAAACATGTTGGTGCAAGGACACAGGATTTTGCAAGTGGTGTTCTAGGCACTAGCTCAAGCAAAATGACTGCTTTTAGTAATCATCATTTAGATACCTTAAATAAGGCCCCGGGCATTCTAAAGGGCCACACAGATCATGTTTCTGGAAAATCTTCTGCCAGTCAGGATCATATAGATGTTACTAAAGTCCCATTGTCCAGCCCCTTGAGAGGAAATCAGTCTGCGGATGAGCTTGATTCATCAAAAGTTGACAGATGGCAGCGTCACGAGAAGTGTGCACCCTCAGGTATTCATATCACAGCAGCTGGTCGGTCAAATACTGATGACAAGCTCACCAATCATGAGTCCAATCCAAAATCAGGAGGTGATTCCAAATTCAACAGCATCAAGAACACAAGTAACTCTAAAAAGGCCTCTCGGAAGTCTTTGTTACCAGAAGTGCATTCAGTTAACCATATGCAATCACCTAAGAGGGCCGAAGATAGCACACTGCGAGCTGACTCCAATATTTCTTCATTAGAAATGGGACATCAAAAGGTTTTTGAGAATGCTGACGATCAGAGCAAGAAAGGCAATGAAAATATTAAGTGTGTGGATGGACTAAATGGTGCATATGCTCAGAAAAGGAAGATCTTAGTCTCCCCAGCTAGCCTAAATTTGCAAAAGGAAGATCTGGTGTCAGAAACTGGTCCTTTAGATTCTCCATTTGCGAGTTGGCTGAGTGATGCATCTGACGCTGAAGCTAATGCTGTTAATTTTGGAAAGCAGCAATTTAGCTTATCTACAAGCAGACAAAGAAGATCTAGGAAGACCTCTCTCAAGCATGGTGGTCTCATTAATGGAATCAAGCTTCCTGAATCGTCTTCAAGTGATAAGAATGTAAAATCTTCATTGAAAGCAAGAATGTCACTGAAAGCAATGGTAGAAAACAAATGCACCAGGACTCCTTCACCCGCTGTTCAAGATGGAAAGACAAGTTTCTCCTTTCAAAATAAGGATGGGGAAGATACACAAGGTAGTGGTAATGCGGTGAATCAAGATTGCTTGCATGAGATAGGAAATCTTCGCACAAAGGATCAGGCACATGACAAATCTGTACATAATTCAAGTAATTCACATGTCGTTTCCTCTTCTGGAAATGTTGGCACCAAGGTTACTGATCCACTCAAGGTCAATGATTACGAAGAGCcagtggtgtcaaattctgAACTTGAGAGGGTAGTGTCTGATGCCAATGTGAAAGACAAAGAAGACGCTAAACGATTACAAGACACTTCAAGCAATGTTCAGGGTGAAACCAGTTATTCAAAGAAAGTAGCAACTCCTGAACGAAGGAATGCAGGTGCCAAGAGGCCTCGAAGTGCTAGTATTGAGGCTGAAGGGTCAGCTATTAACAGTGGTAAGAAAGTAGTTACTGAATCCTGGCCTGCTGAAGTGATTCCTCATGAGAATGCTGATCCAGCCTCCAAAAATGGCTGCACCATGGCAAGTGCAGCTGAACTCAAAACAAATCCTTCAAAGAAAGCACTGATTTGTAGAGTGACAGATACTGTTGCAAAGAGGACAAGGAATGCTTGCGCCAAGACAGATGACACACAAGTAGCTTCTAGTTTGGAGTTCAGTAAGGTGATTTCTCAAGAAAATATTGAGGCAAATCCCAAAAAGTTTTTTGACACCGGAAATGCTGATGAACAACAAAGAAATTCACCTAAGAAAATACCCAACACCAGAGTAAGGAATACAGCAGCGAAGAGGTCACGGAAATCTGACATCAACACCAGCAATGAACCGTTAGTTGACAAAACTGGGACAGTGGCAACTGGTTCATTGTTTGATGACTTGTTTCCTTCAGACAATGAAGACTACCCTAAAAAACTTTCTAGTTGTGCAAGTGCTAGTGACTGTGGAACACTTTCCTCCAAGACTGTATCGAATGGCAGAACTAGGAATGCAGTTGCCAAGAGGAAAATGAAAACTGTAGAAGACAAATCAGGCAGCAAGTGTGGCAAAGTTGGTAGTGTCATTGCATCTGTAGCAGAAGCTGTTTCATCAAAGAGAACTGAAGAGATTTCATGCAATAGCAACAAAATAACCACTGATCAGGACTCTGACAAATCCAATAAGGATGTGATAAAAGATGCATCCGGATTGTTTTGTCAAGATTCTGGTACGGTAGACAAGCAAGGAGGATCATACAATTTTAACTTGAGAAGCAGCAAAAGAAATAAAGCTCTTACTTCGGATCATGAAAAGGAGAACAGACTAGACCATAGTAATCTCAACTCTATATCAAATAGAACTAGCAGTTTGCAGTCCAAATTTGATGCAAAATCAATTGAGAAAAGCACACGAGTGCTCAGTGACAGTGAGCACCAAGGGGTAAAAGTAAGTGAATCTGGAACCTTGATCGTGAGTGAACCTGCATTATTTATTTTAAGTGGAAATCGTGAGCAGAGAAGGGATTGTCGCTCAATTCTTAGACGGCTGAAGGGACGAGTTTGTAGGGATTCACATCATTGGTCATACCAAGCAACACATTTCATTGCCCCAGATCCTCTCAGGAGAACCGAGAAGTTTtttgcagcagctgcagcaggcaG GTGGATACTCAAGAAAGAGTACTTGACTTCGTGCACTGAGGCTGGCAAGTTTGTGGATGAAGAACCATTTGAATGGTTTGGTTCGGGCCTTAATGATGGAGAAACAATCAGCCTTGATGCTCCTAGAAAATGGCGAAATATAAGGCAGCAGATGGGCCATGGTGCCTTCTATGGAATGCAGATTGTTGTCTATGGACAGCTCATACTACCAACGCTG AGTTCTTGCCAGGATACAGTGAAGCGCGCGGTAAAAGCTGGTGATGGCACCATTTTAGCAACATCGCCGCCATACAGTCGATTCCTTGACTCCGGGTTTGATTTCGCTGTAGTATCAGCGAGCTTACCAAGAGCAGACGCATGGGTTCAGGAATTCATCAGGCATGGTATTCCCTGTGTCAGTGCTGATTATCTGGTTGATTACGTCTGCAAGCCTGGCCACCCCCTCGACCGACATGTTCTCTTCAAGACAAACGATCTGGCCAACAAGTCCCTTGAGAAACTCATGAAGAACCAGCAAGAGATGGCCACGGATATGGAACAGTCGGAAGATGAAGAGGACGATCCGGAGGACCTGAGCTGCTCAGCGTGCGGGTGCAAGGACAGAGGAGAAGTGATGTTGATCTGTGGCGACGAGGACGGTGAAACCGGTTGTGGGATCGGTATGCACATCGACTGCTGCGACCCTCCCTTGGACGCTGTACCTGACGATGATTGGTTGTGCCCCAAGTGCGCTGTGCCGAAAGCCAAGAGAAAGCCTACTAGAGGCACTGAACGCAAGGCAAGAGGATCCAGGCGAAGGTGA